The Parashewanella tropica genome window below encodes:
- the fliE gene encoding flagellar hook-basal body complex protein FliE, whose translation MQIGASSLYTEMQTMKGEITPSISPQTHGMREVNNVNSSNFGEVLSNAIGTVNQLQANSADLSTRLEMGDTSVTLSDTVIAREKASVAFEATVQVRNKLVDAYKQIMNMPV comes from the coding sequence ATGCAAATTGGTGCTAGCTCTTTGTATACAGAGATGCAAACTATGAAAGGAGAAATCACTCCTTCAATTTCACCGCAAACTCACGGTATGCGTGAAGTTAACAATGTAAATTCATCAAATTTTGGTGAAGTGCTTTCCAATGCCATTGGCACTGTGAATCAATTGCAAGCTAACTCTGCTGATTTATCTACTCGTTTAGAAATGGGAGATACCTCGGTAACTCTGTCGGATACGGTTATCGCGCGTGAAAAGGCGAGTGTGGCATTTGAGGCCACGGTGCAAGTGAGAAATAAGCTGGTTGACGCTTATAAGCAAATCATGAACATGCCTGTTTAA
- a CDS encoding GNAT family N-acetyltransferase has protein sequence MKINLRDVTKDNWVDIIELEITKEQENFVALNAESIAASKFHEDYVNRGVYLENEPVGFIQYYPNLPDNKPNEIFIDQLMIDVNHQGKGYGTMAVELVLKEIKAIPNCQSISLCYVEGHDVMKAFFERFGFHVVDQDKFDETIMEWHKP, from the coding sequence ATGAAGATCAATTTAAGAGATGTCACCAAAGACAATTGGGTCGATATAATCGAGTTGGAAATCACCAAAGAACAAGAAAATTTTGTCGCGCTCAATGCGGAGTCTATTGCTGCATCTAAATTTCATGAAGATTATGTAAATCGGGGAGTTTACCTTGAAAATGAACCCGTTGGTTTTATCCAGTATTACCCAAATCTTCCTGATAATAAGCCAAATGAAATTTTCATCGATCAGCTGATGATTGATGTGAATCATCAAGGCAAAGGCTATGGAACCATGGCTGTAGAGTTGGTATTAAAAGAAATAAAGGCAATACCCAACTGCCAATCCATCTCGCTTTGCTACGTTGAAGGTCACGATGTCATGAAAGCCTTCTTTGAACGCTTTGGGTTTCATGTGGTTGACCAAGACAAATTTGATGAAACCATTATGGAGTGGCATAAACCTTAA